The window GATTCCAAGACAGATCGCAACCATCAGCTGAGTTCCCACCACCGTGGATCGTCTGCCTATCTTATCCAGTAAGAAGTAAAGTGCTATTTTTGCTGGGATCTCAATCAAAGAATAAGCAAACTGGGTGAAATAAATATCCAACCAGAAGCCTGTGATGTGGAAGCTGATGGCAAAATATGAGGTTGCCACACACAACCTGGGGGAAGAGAAAATGGAAACTCAACTCAAATGAACAGTCTGTTAGGTCAGAATTGTTCACCTGTTTACTTTGAAAATGCAAAGATTCACCATCCACATTGCTCaaaagcaaaatatatttaatctaGAACCTAAAATGATTGAAACAGTGGTTTTAGTGGATACAGACCATAGTAAACCAGCGCAGAGGGCCAGTTTCCTCATTTTGGGTGTTCTCATCAGATCAAGCAAAGAATAGGTCCGATCTCGCTTCTCAGTCACAACAATGGCTGATAATGTCTTCAGAATTCAGAACAGCATTATGAACAGGATTAGTGAATGTAACAGTAGAAAAGGTCATCTGGAAGATTTCAACCCCTTTGATTTCTCTTTGTTCTATTGAATTATGAAACAACTTGAATGCTAACCTCCGTTTTAATTGTGTCAATGAAATTCTCTGCTTGGTTCATCTTGGCACATTTCTTCAAATACATATGAGCTTGTTCGTGCTTTCCATTGGCTATGAGCCACCTTGCTGACTCTGGAAGCCACCTAATGTTGAAGGAAGAAGCATTTTAAACAATGCATTAATGGTTCAGAATACCACTGTAGgattacattaaaaaataaatgaccatTAAATGTAGCATATTTCAAATCCCATGGTATCTGATCTCATCAGGACTTGGATAAAAAGAAGTGAGGGTAATTTCCTAAATATTAGTCATTTAAGTCGGCTGAGGTgactggggcatctatttcggatgcaCCATGTACCCCTCCCTGGGAAGGTGTTCCGGGTATGTCCCGCCAGGAGGAGACCTCGGGGAAGAccaaggagaagctggagagactTGCCAGAGAACGCCTTGGGATCCCCCCCCGGAAGAGATGggggaggtgtctggggagagggaagtctggaaatccctgctgagattattgcctccgtgacccggccccggataagcggtggaagatggatggatggaaggatataattttgttttgcttATGTTTTCCCAGTGATAATCTTAAAACCTACACATATAAGCGGTAACTAAAAACAGCACACATCCCTTTAAGGGTCATTAGTTGGAGGaaaatgctgcttttcattcttaCCTCCACATGATGATGACCAGGATCAGAGGTGAGGTGACACTAACAGTTAACCACCGCCAGTCAGTCACAAGGTAAGCAACGCCTGCAAATAATGCACTCCCAAATGCCCAGGCCAAGCTGTCAATCACTCCCACCAGCTTCCTGTGCTCGACGTCCACCCACTCCACAGCTGCAAACAAGAAACACCTTTTCACTTCACAAACATCACAATTATAAAGAAACGTTGCAgacttgaaatattttattttctatttataacCCTAACCGGGTTGTGATTCCTTCTTTGGTGAACAGAATGTGAACGTTACAAcgtaaatttaaatatatatttacataggACTGCTGCAATGATGAGGATTCCATTCATACAAAACCCAGTGAAGAATCTCAGCACCACAAACATCACATAGGAAGTAGAGAGAGCGCTCGCAAAACCGAAGAGCATTGCAGACACGTACGACACCAGGATCATGCTCCTCCTGCCAAACCTATGAGGGGTTCAAGCATTTTAATGAtcacattttaatgtgcaaattTAGAGGCAAAAATGAGCCCACCTGTCACTCAGACTTCCAAAAGTAATGGCTCCAATCATCGCTCCGATAAAGAAGATGGTGGCACTTGCTTTATTTTTCCCTCGTCTTTCACACACTAAGTCCCACTTGTTTGAAACAATGAAAG of the Brachionichthys hirsutus isolate HB-005 unplaced genomic scaffold, CSIRO-AGI_Bhir_v1 contig_246, whole genome shotgun sequence genome contains:
- the LOC137916855 gene encoding solute carrier family 22 member 7-like, which translates into the protein CQTGWVYDNATFRSTVTLQWDLVCERRGKNKASATIFFIGAMIGAITFGSLSDRFGRRSMILVSYVSAMLFGFASALSTSYVMFVVLRFFTGFCMNGILIIAAVLSVEWVDVEHRKLVGVIDSLAWAFGSALFAGVAYLVTDWRWLTVSVTSPLILVIIMWRWLPESARWLIANGKHEQAHMYLKKCAKMNQAENFIDTIKTETLSAIVVTEKRDRTYSLLDLMRTPKMRKLALCAGLLWLCVATSYFAISFHITGFWLDIYFTQFAYSLIEIPAKIALYFLLDKIGRRSTVVGTQLMVAICLGINILLPKDLSLIITVIAVIGKGFSSASFATLMLYTSEVYPTVVRQIGMGYNSCIGRLATAVAPFILLLDEVWKDLPQVVLCCLTVLGAIVMMMLPETSNKCMPETIDDIEQQR